One window of the Sphaerochaeta associata genome contains the following:
- the argF gene encoding ornithine carbamoyltransferase — MKGRSFLTLKDFTAEEILALLQLSIDLKAKKKGQGCPTKLEGKLLADKNIVLIFDKSSTRTRCSFEVAAFDEGAQVTFLTNSQMGKKESIEDTAKVLGRMYDGIQYRGFSPEVIREIATYSGVPVWNGLTDDDHPTQVLADVLTAMEHTGKEPKDLKFAYIGDGRNNVSNALMIGAAKLGMEYRIASPKELFPSRSLLEELAPSCKNSGAVITATTSIQEAVQGVDVIYTDVWVSMGEEDQTATRIALLKDYQVTMDVLQASGNPDVLFEHCLPSFHDLNTAVAQQIHDQFGLKELEVTDEVFRSKHSVVFDEAENRMHTIKAVMVATMTGIL; from the coding sequence ATGAAAGGACGCAGTTTTTTGACACTTAAGGATTTCACGGCCGAAGAGATACTGGCTCTTTTGCAGTTGTCGATCGACCTTAAGGCAAAGAAGAAAGGGCAGGGTTGTCCTACCAAGCTGGAAGGAAAGTTGCTCGCAGATAAAAACATCGTGCTCATCTTTGACAAGAGCTCCACCCGCACCCGTTGTTCCTTTGAAGTAGCCGCCTTTGATGAAGGCGCCCAGGTCACCTTCCTCACCAACAGCCAGATGGGAAAGAAAGAATCGATTGAGGATACCGCCAAGGTGCTGGGCAGAATGTACGACGGCATCCAATACCGGGGTTTCTCACCTGAAGTCATCCGTGAAATCGCAACGTACAGCGGTGTTCCGGTGTGGAACGGACTTACCGATGACGACCATCCCACCCAGGTGCTCGCCGATGTGTTGACCGCCATGGAGCATACCGGAAAAGAGCCCAAGGATTTGAAGTTCGCCTATATCGGTGATGGGCGCAACAATGTTTCCAATGCATTGATGATAGGGGCTGCCAAGCTGGGCATGGAGTATCGTATTGCAAGTCCCAAGGAGCTGTTTCCATCCCGGAGCCTGCTTGAGGAACTTGCTCCCTCTTGCAAGAACTCAGGTGCCGTCATAACGGCGACCACCAGCATCCAAGAGGCCGTGCAGGGAGTGGATGTCATCTACACCGATGTCTGGGTCTCGATGGGTGAGGAGGATCAGACAGCGACGAGGATTGCACTCTTGAAGGACTATCAGGTGACCATGGATGTCCTGCAGGCATCGGGAAACCCCGATGTACTGTTCGAGCACTGCCTGCCCTCCTTCCATGACCTCAATACCGCTGTGGCACAGCAGATTCATGACCAGTTCGGCTTGAAGGAGCTTGAAGTGACCGACGAGGTTTTTCGCAGCAAGCACTCGGTGGTCTTCGATGAGGCTGAAAACCGCATGCATACGATCAAGGCCGTCATGGTTGCCACTATGACGGGTATACTCTGA
- a CDS encoding Hsp20/alpha crystallin family protein, producing the protein MKYLAKRDYNSPMVSAFDSLFNDMLGDWGLMPSRFPAVDIVENDDAYVLEAELPGYKQEEVKVQVEKHVLKLSSAKQSKKEEKDKRRLVSERCYQCFERSFTLPEDVDEEKIEGAFADGLLRLTLPKKEVAKPKAIEVKIT; encoded by the coding sequence ATGAAATACTTGGCAAAACGTGATTACAATTCCCCGATGGTGTCAGCATTTGACTCGCTCTTCAATGACATGCTCGGTGACTGGGGCCTGATGCCCTCCCGCTTCCCTGCTGTAGACATTGTTGAAAACGACGATGCCTATGTTTTGGAGGCTGAGCTTCCCGGATATAAGCAGGAGGAAGTGAAGGTGCAGGTTGAGAAGCATGTGCTGAAGCTGAGTTCGGCAAAGCAGAGCAAGAAGGAGGAGAAGGACAAGAGAAGGCTTGTTTCCGAACGTTGCTACCAGTGCTTCGAACGTTCCTTCACCCTTCCCGAGGATGTGGATGAGGAAAAGATTGAAGGTGCATTCGCCGATGGGCTTCTGAGGCTCACCCTTCCCAAGAAGGAAGTTGCAAAGCCCAAGGCCATTGAAGTAAAGATTACATAA
- a CDS encoding methionine ABC transporter ATP-binding protein, protein MQIMLKNLKRTYGTLHAVNGISLSIPSNTIYGIIGKSGAGKSTLVRLISLLERPDAGEVYFDDKRVDDLEKDSLIQRRRRIGMIFQNFNLFSSRNAEQNIAYPLEITGIPKQEIKQKVERLLALVGLEGRGNAPISTLSGGQKQRVAIARALACDPDILFCDEATSALDPQTTHSILALLKEIQRKMSLTVVMITHQMEVVRDACDQVAVLDDGVVVEQGLVTDIFANPSSEVTKEFLTHLVGIDEASLADDHMVHWSKKRGAYTLRFRGGTTDQPILSKISRQIGVDFNIRAGGVQKVSDVEIGTMLVDISGSEEEKKRAIEALKQMGVVVEEEDAE, encoded by the coding sequence ATGCAGATTATGTTGAAAAATCTAAAGAGAACGTATGGTACATTGCATGCAGTCAATGGCATCTCTCTTTCGATACCCTCAAACACCATCTACGGCATCATCGGTAAGAGCGGGGCCGGAAAGTCGACCTTGGTTCGGTTGATCAGCCTGTTGGAACGACCTGATGCAGGTGAAGTCTATTTTGATGACAAGCGGGTTGACGATTTGGAGAAGGACAGTCTTATTCAGAGACGCCGCCGTATTGGTATGATTTTCCAGAATTTCAATCTGTTTTCCAGCCGGAATGCAGAACAGAATATTGCTTATCCATTGGAAATAACCGGAATTCCGAAACAGGAAATCAAGCAGAAGGTTGAGAGATTGCTCGCCCTCGTCGGGCTTGAAGGAAGGGGCAATGCCCCTATCAGCACGCTCAGCGGTGGACAGAAGCAGCGCGTGGCCATCGCCCGCGCCCTTGCCTGTGATCCCGATATACTATTCTGTGATGAGGCCACCAGCGCTCTCGACCCCCAGACAACCCACTCCATCTTGGCTCTCCTGAAGGAAATCCAACGCAAGATGTCCTTGACTGTGGTAATGATTACCCATCAGATGGAAGTGGTACGGGATGCCTGCGATCAAGTGGCTGTATTGGATGACGGAGTTGTCGTGGAGCAGGGTTTGGTCACCGATATCTTTGCCAATCCCTCCAGTGAAGTGACCAAGGAATTTCTTACTCACCTTGTAGGCATCGATGAGGCTTCGCTTGCCGATGACCATATGGTCCACTGGTCGAAGAAGCGGGGAGCATATACCCTGCGGTTCCGTGGGGGGACCACGGACCAACCCATTCTCAGCAAGATAAGCCGACAGATAGGGGTGGATTTCAATATCCGCGCAGGTGGGGTTCAGAAAGTCAGTGATGTTGAGATCGGAACCATGCTTGTAGACATCAGCGGCAGTGAAGAGGAGAAGAAGCGGGCCATCGAGGCTTTGAAACAGATGGGTGTCGTCGTTGAAGAGGAGGATGCAGAATGA
- a CDS encoding methionine ABC transporter permease, whose product MSKIWLLVFDATLQTLSMVFFSTLFSLILGLPLGILLSATSSEEQGGIIPHPMLNSVLGRIVNVLRSFPFIILMILLFPLSRILIGTSIGTTATIVPLSIAAAPFVARVIETALKEVDPGVVQAARAMGSTNFQIVRKVLIPEALPSLVSGVTLTIINLIGYSAMAGAIGGGGLGDLAIRYGYQRFRGDIMFVAVVIILVLVEIVQVIGNKISARLIARR is encoded by the coding sequence ATGAGCAAGATTTGGTTGTTGGTTTTCGACGCCACATTACAAACATTGAGCATGGTCTTCTTCTCCACCCTGTTCTCCCTGATTTTGGGCCTTCCCTTGGGGATTCTGCTATCCGCCACGTCAAGTGAGGAACAGGGGGGCATCATCCCTCATCCCATGTTGAATAGTGTCCTGGGGCGAATCGTCAATGTGTTGCGCTCGTTTCCCTTCATCATCCTGATGATTCTGCTCTTTCCGCTTTCAAGGATTCTCATCGGCACGAGTATCGGTACCACCGCTACTATCGTCCCGCTGTCCATTGCGGCAGCACCATTTGTGGCTCGAGTGATTGAGACTGCACTGAAGGAGGTGGATCCGGGGGTCGTTCAGGCCGCCCGTGCTATGGGATCCACCAATTTTCAGATTGTCCGGAAGGTCTTGATTCCTGAGGCACTGCCCTCCTTGGTCAGCGGTGTGACGCTCACCATCATCAACCTGATCGGTTATTCGGCCATGGCCGGAGCAATCGGTGGAGGCGGCCTGGGAGATCTGGCGATTCGGTATGGATACCAGCGCTTCCGAGGCGATATTATGTTCGTTGCCGTTGTAATCATCCTCGTTCTCGTTGAGATCGTGCAGGTGATAGGCAACAAAATCAGTGCGAGGCTTATAGCCCGCCGCTGA
- a CDS encoding MetQ/NlpA family ABC transporter substrate-binding protein, with amino-acid sequence MKKILSITLVLLLAFSLFAAGTKEQATSKTIVVGATPEPHAAFLNLIVEDLAAEGYTLKVQEFTDYVTPNEALESGELDANFFQHIPYLESFNKEKGYHLANAGGIHVEPFALYSKKYKALTDLPNGATIAIPNDPTNEGRALLLLQSAGLLTLAANAGLEATPLDVTANPKNFKFREIEAASLPRVLQDVDAAIINGNYAIPAGLIATRDGLIVEGSDSPYVNVVAVKQGRESDAAIVALVKALRGEKIKAYVAQHYTNGEVVLVSK; translated from the coding sequence ATGAAAAAGATTCTAAGCATCACCCTTGTACTGTTGCTGGCGTTCTCACTGTTCGCAGCAGGTACCAAAGAGCAGGCAACCTCCAAGACCATCGTTGTTGGAGCAACCCCCGAGCCTCATGCTGCATTCCTCAATCTGATCGTCGAGGACCTTGCTGCAGAGGGCTATACCCTCAAGGTGCAGGAGTTCACTGACTATGTCACACCGAACGAAGCACTGGAGAGCGGAGAGCTTGATGCCAACTTCTTCCAGCACATCCCCTATCTGGAATCCTTCAACAAGGAGAAGGGATATCATCTGGCCAATGCCGGCGGCATCCACGTCGAGCCGTTCGCACTCTACTCCAAGAAGTACAAGGCCCTCACAGACCTTCCTAATGGTGCGACCATTGCAATTCCCAACGACCCCACCAACGAAGGCAGGGCATTGCTGTTGCTGCAGAGCGCCGGTCTGCTCACACTCGCTGCGAATGCCGGTCTTGAAGCCACCCCTCTTGATGTCACCGCCAATCCCAAGAACTTCAAGTTCCGTGAGATTGAGGCGGCCAGCCTTCCCCGTGTCCTTCAGGATGTCGATGCCGCCATCATCAATGGCAACTATGCGATTCCCGCCGGTCTGATCGCCACCCGCGACGGCTTGATCGTTGAAGGTTCGGACAGCCCGTACGTCAATGTCGTAGCAGTCAAGCAGGGTCGTGAGAGCGATGCTGCAATCGTCGCCTTGGTAAAGGCACTGCGCGGCGAGAAGATCAAGGCGTATGTTGCTCAGCACTATACCAACGGAGAAGTCGTTCTGGTTTCAAAGTAG
- a CDS encoding M20/M25/M40 family metallo-hydrolase, whose product MVLSLLAGIFLLLLLIMIARTMVLQQSKEAAPQTRRTVDEQDALGILSKAVQCKTISHQDPERTDWNEFIRLADLFAQTYPRCESHRITPDAGAYNLVYRFEGEDTQAAPALLTAHLDVVGAQEEAWSHPPFSGVIEDGYLYGRGSFDCKVQAVAILTAFESLLAQHKRPKRTFYVAFGCDEECNGSQEGACSIASWFEKQGISFAYVLDEGGVVSQRYIKGFDQDIAVVGVAEKGYMDVELSAASSAGHSSTPSFPTALGLVCQAVQSLERRTMPARLTVPVRAMLDSLGRQAKFPFRLLFLNLWITKPMLLGIFSRSPTLNALIRTTVVPTMIEASDKSNVIAEQAKAMVNVRLLPGQTPDEVLAWMEKVIGNPKVKLKAVRFTAASEVSPAKGEAFDHLEKTITACFDHVLVTPYLMLGATDARKYQKLSKHIYRFTPVRMDRSEVERMHGVDERISEQNIRLAATFYATLIQG is encoded by the coding sequence ATGGTTTTATCTCTCCTTGCAGGTATTTTTCTACTCCTGTTGCTCATAATGATTGCTCGAACGATGGTGCTGCAACAATCCAAAGAGGCTGCGCCACAAACCCGTCGGACCGTCGACGAACAGGATGCCCTCGGCATACTGAGCAAAGCCGTACAATGCAAAACCATCTCCCATCAGGACCCGGAGAGGACCGATTGGAATGAATTCATCCGTCTGGCCGACCTGTTTGCACAAACTTATCCACGCTGTGAGAGTCATCGTATTACACCAGATGCCGGAGCCTATAACCTTGTGTATCGGTTCGAGGGGGAGGACACCCAAGCCGCTCCCGCTCTTCTGACTGCACACCTCGATGTCGTAGGAGCCCAGGAGGAGGCGTGGTCGCATCCACCTTTTTCCGGCGTCATCGAGGATGGGTATCTTTACGGACGAGGCAGTTTCGACTGTAAGGTACAGGCAGTTGCAATCCTCACTGCATTCGAGTCACTGCTTGCACAACACAAGAGACCGAAGCGGACCTTCTATGTTGCGTTCGGTTGTGACGAGGAGTGCAACGGCTCGCAGGAAGGAGCATGTTCCATCGCCTCCTGGTTTGAAAAGCAAGGGATCAGCTTTGCATATGTCCTCGATGAAGGCGGCGTGGTCAGCCAACGCTACATCAAGGGATTCGATCAGGACATCGCCGTGGTGGGAGTGGCCGAGAAGGGTTACATGGACGTAGAGCTGTCTGCTGCGAGCAGCGCAGGGCACTCTTCCACCCCATCCTTCCCTACTGCACTGGGATTGGTCTGTCAGGCTGTACAGAGCCTTGAGAGAAGAACAATGCCGGCCAGACTCACCGTCCCTGTCAGGGCAATGCTCGATTCCCTTGGGCGGCAGGCGAAATTTCCGTTCCGCTTGCTCTTCTTGAACCTGTGGATCACCAAGCCGATGCTACTGGGAATCTTCAGCAGAAGCCCGACTCTCAACGCCTTGATCAGGACAACGGTTGTTCCGACGATGATTGAGGCCAGCGACAAGAGCAATGTCATAGCCGAGCAGGCCAAGGCCATGGTCAACGTCCGACTGCTTCCCGGCCAAACCCCTGATGAGGTGCTTGCGTGGATGGAGAAGGTCATCGGCAATCCAAAGGTCAAGCTCAAAGCCGTACGCTTCACCGCTGCATCAGAGGTGAGCCCTGCCAAGGGAGAGGCTTTCGACCATCTTGAAAAGACCATCACGGCCTGTTTCGATCATGTCCTGGTGACCCCTTATCTGATGCTTGGCGCAACCGATGCGCGCAAGTATCAGAAGCTGAGCAAGCATATCTATCGATTCACACCGGTACGGATGGATAGAAGTGAAGTCGAGCGCATGCATGGGGTGGATGAGCGAATCAGCGAACAGAACATCCGCCTTGCCGCCACGTTCTACGCAACGCTGATCCAAGGCTGA